The DNA sequence AATCAATATTTATGATCACTGATAGATAGTTTCGTTGCCATGCCTAGAACAGTTAAAACTCTCTGGTGAAAAAGCTTGCAAGTGAACTGACTGGTCAATTTTGAACAACATGAGCAAACGATTAAACCAGGGGCTCGTTGCAAGCATGTATTTTCACTCCTTGCATCTCTTCCTCGCTTCTTTTCCTCGCTTCCTAGCTCCACCCAACCAAAGTTGCAAGGAAAGAATGAGATACAAGGATGGAGGAATTGAGGCAGCATGTAGGCAATTAGgtaaatggaatgtccttgctcagTCAAGTGTGAGTTTGAAGCCACATAATTTACAGATGTAGTAGATGTGGGGagatggatccacaggtcgaacATTTATGTCACACATTCCCCCCAAAAATACCAAGGACCAGGGAGATGAGTATGGATAAAATAAgctattggaatgagccccattTCTATATCAAAAAAGGTCTAGCAATGAGTCCAATCCTGCACAGGAAAACGACAACACTGCATCACAGCACACAAAACCCTCCTTGGTGCAGCCGCATGGACCCCTAACACAGAGAAGctgagagatggagtgagaagaggaggatggatttttttaaaaagccgaTCGCACATAGAAACAGGCAAGTTGAGGAAGAGGGAGCTGGGGGAGAGATGAGAAACTGAAGAGGGGTAATGGGAGGGGAGGCCCAAAACGCTCACTGCAGCTGCACGTAGGAGGCAGGGAACAGGCCGTAGCGACCATGGCAGTGACCACGCCACCAGCCCTCATCCACCATCTCAATGTTCGTAACAATGTCGTCCGGCATGAAGGAGAGCTCATCGTCCCCCTCTGCATGGCAAGAGACGAAAAAGAGGAAGAATTTAGCAGAACCTACTCAAAATGGTGGCTCCAAAGGTATGGATGCCTTCAGCCCACCTGACCCCATGAAAGCAGCAAGACTGCAGTATGGtgactataataataataataataataataataataataataatcttaccTGCTTGGTAGTCATAAATAGCTGTGGCACACAAACCACTGCTCAGATCCTCATAGTCATGGTCACTGTCAGCCACTACCAGGGAGACAAAAAAAGAAGTTCACACCAACTAGCATGCATTAACTGAAGTACATTCAAAACATGCTCAAAGGCAATGTAATCAGGGTAATACCCATTAGTTaaaacccctccaccccacataGACCACACAGCCCACCCTTCCTCCCTGCACCATCCCAGTCTCACCTGGCGGAAGGGACTCCTCGCTGTACATATTTGTCTCTGGTTCCTCAGGTTGCACGTCATCTAGGTTCTGGTACAGGTCCACCTCCAGCAGGTCTTCAGTACGCGCTGGCAGGGGAGGAGGCTCCTCATATTCTGGTTCCTCCTGGTGGGCAGGGGcatttgtttcatgttttgGGCCACATACTTATGGGGACCTCACATGCCCACAGTAAACCAAAACAAGAGGAGCTCACATTAGCCCATCatacgtcagaggagaagacagaCTCATTATCCTGGAATTGGAATTCCCAAGGCCAGCTTCATTTGAGAAACTATGTTACTATTAGTGCCATATTAGAACCATAAAGCCAAATGGAATGGGAACACTGCATTGACAAAGATAGAAGATCAGAAGACAGAGGATGATGACCACAAACTAGTAATGTTGTAATTACTAGTAATAAATAAGCAATGATTGCAGACCATAGTATTTTTATGTTGACTGATCAAGGAAATTAGTCATCTCATCAAGGGCTGGAGATGGTACAGCAACACTGGCTCATTCCTGTTCTCTAAGTGTCTGATGTCTTCTAGTTACCATTGTTCAAGCTGCATCAGAATGAGACTTTCAGAAGCCTGTGTTTCTGTCCCATCTTCACTATTAGTGCAATTAGATCTACAGCTAAAGTGGACTAAAGAATCAGAGAAAGGGAAGCCATGAGATATTTTTTCATATGTCCAGAGGAGCCCTTCATATACCTCCACTGGTGGCTCTTGCTCAGGTTCAGGCTCAGGTTCAGGCTCAGGTTCAGGTTCAGCTTCAGGCTCAGGTtcaggctcaggctcaggctcaggctcaggctcCTCTCTGTAGGGTTTAGGCAGTGGCCTGGGCACCTGTGGGGTCCTTCTGGTCTCTGAAACAGGAGGAGGCTTTtgctcttcatcctcctctctgctgctctgctccTGAGAAAAGGAAACGGGAGCTGTCATTTCCTATTCTGTCCATTCGTATGTTAGTCACGCAGCTGTCTGCCCTGCTCCCAAAGTGAATATGAAATCTCCTGTCTTCACGAGACTCCCATGAACGATCTCTTCACCATTAAATATTTGACTCCAAGAATGTGGGGATCTGTACAAAACAGGTGTTGGTGGAGTAGTATGAATATTTCTCATTGGGGGGAGAGCAAGTGCAGAGgtctgtgtgttatgtgtaGAGTCTGTCTACATGATTGAGTTTAGTGTAGTTTACACTCCACTTTAGTTTAGTTTACACTCCACTTTAGTTTAGTTTACACTCCACTGCGACTCATACCTGCTGCCTGTGCCgggcctcctcctgctccctcttctctctggcCTGCCTCCtggccctctcctcctctgcccgCTTCCTGTTCTCATCATTGGAGGACTGCGCCATGTTCTCAAAGCGTGCTCTCAGGTTCCCGGCCCCTGCACTCACTGAACATGTagagacatcacacacacacacacacacacacacccaaacccaaacacccacacgcacacacacacacacccaaacacacaaacacaaacacacccaaacccagacatacacacacacacacacacacacacacccaaacccaaacacgcacacgcacacacacacccaaacccagaaatacacacacacacacccaaacccaaacacacacacacacacacacacaaacccaaacacgcacacacatacattattaaGGATGCTGTGAGTCTAAGCTATTAGTAGCCTAGACACACAACTCTTTCCAGTGGCTGCAGAAAGAAGGCATTGAGTCCACATTGGTCAGAATCTCAGGGCAGCAgacacagcacactcacaggCCTCCAGTGGCTGGGTTTTCTCATAGGATGAAGAGGGGGTCTCCATGTCTGTGAAAGAAGCTGCGGCCTGGACAAAAACAAACGTCAGAGTAATTAATCTACTCATGTAAATGATGACCATGGAAGAGTcacagaagcagaagcagaggtaGACCAGAAACAGTGTCTTTAAGAGGTCACAAGCTAGAGCTATTGTACATGACATTTAAGTACCCACCTTATCGACGCGGTCTGTTTCCACACCGTACCGCCCACCAAAGCCCTTAGCATAGTCTGAGAAAAGAGATCGGACGTACATGTAACAAGAAATTTCCCATTATTTTTAATCTCAACTCCGTAACTTGcctttccagggagtttttgtTTATCCTGAAAAGGGAACTTCAAGGTCCTCACCTTTTCTG is a window from the Conger conger chromosome 8, fConCon1.1, whole genome shotgun sequence genome containing:
- the hcls1 gene encoding src substrate protein p85-like, translating into MWKSVVGHNVNVKVASGGDDWETDPDFENDVSEQEQRWGSKTIEGSGRQEHLSVAELRQKVSQEHETVKKKEMEKAPQASYGYGGKFGVEKDRMDKGALGHSYVAQVEQHSSQTDASRGFGGKFGVQKERVDKSAMGFEYKGEVEQHTSQKDYSKGFGGKYGVEKEKVDKAALGYDYKGETDKHQSQKDYSKGFGGKYGVEREKVDKAALGYDYKGETEKHQSQKDYSKGFGGKYGVEKEKVDKAALGYDYKGETEKHQSQKDYAKGFGGRYGVETDRVDKAAASFTDMETPSSSYEKTQPLEALSAGAGNLRARFENMAQSSNDENRKRAEEERARRQAREKREQEEARHRQQEQSSREEDEEQKPPPVSETRRTPQVPRPLPKPYREEPEPEPEPEPEPEPEAEPEPEPEPEPEPEQEPPVEEEPEYEEPPPLPARTEDLLEVDLYQNLDDVQPEEPETNMYSEESLPPVADSDHDYEDLSSGLCATAIYDYQAEGDDELSFMPDDIVTNIEMVDEGWWRGHCHGRYGLFPASYVQLQ